In the Homalodisca vitripennis isolate AUS2020 unplaced genomic scaffold, UT_GWSS_2.1 ScUCBcl_58;HRSCAF=869, whole genome shotgun sequence genome, cgtttattaaaaatattttcactcaatcataggctcatcctcttcatttatttcaaaatcatcatcatcatcttcttcgCCTTGATTGGTGGTAGGTAGCTGGAATAAGTCCTTGAAAAACTTCAACTTTGGCTCCCGTTGCCAGTCATTTCCATAGTGGAGATTTAGCAAGCATTTCAcatcattgatttttacttgtttcactGGGTGTCCTTCTTGTATCACTCTCAAAACTGCATtgtcaaaatttttcccccttttcattACTGACTTACTCTCGCCGATTTCAAATACATAGTTTGCTTCTCCTTGTACCAGGATGGAGTTTGGATTACTTTTACttcttgaaaagataaatttcttggccttttgaaattgaaaatgccaTTGTCCTGGTTTTTTTAGAACAGCATCGGTTAGAGTTTTCCAATCACTCACAGGGCAATCCGTCCCAAGTTTCACAACAGTACAgtgcttttcaattatttcagtgtACTCATTGGGATTGTTGATTACACTCAGATCTTGAAATTTCCTTTCAAGTACTCCAAACACTCTATCAGGGGGAATGAAAGAATGGCCGACTACCGGAAAGAGTAGTACAACTTTAGTAACATGTTTAGGTGCATCTTTCAGGAGCCAATGAGCAATCATACCGACAACAGTTGTGTTCTTGTTTTGGCCACCACAGCCGTCAGAGAAAAGTTTGACTGTGGTGACATTTTCCATGTTAGCGCTTGTTAACCTGTGGTAAACAGCAGGTGCAATTTGACTGGACCCTTTTGCATACTGGTTTTCAGTCCAGAGGTAAGAAAAGGTGTTTTCTGAATTCAAGAGGACTTTAGAATGTCCCtcacaaatcacaaaattatatagatatagctGGCGCTTATAGTATGGCGGCTTGGTCCGGTATTTTAGGAAGGACAAGATTTTTCTGACAATCATAGCTCAGAATAAgctctttatcattattttcttgcaaaagtttgtagaatttgtctgCACGGACTTTGTGGGCTTTTAGGTTTAGCTTTAGTGTTTCACGCTTGCCTGCATCTTTTTCTGTGGCTAGTTCACACTCAAGCCTTGTGCAGGTTGAACACTTATCAGTGTACGGAGCGTCAAAACCAATGTTAAAGTTCTCAGAAAAAACCAGCCTGAAAAAGTCATACTCACACTTTAATTCTTCAGTTGGATGCTGCTCAAtatacattttccacatttttgtaatgttaagctCACTTGGAAGGTATTGCCTATGCTTGTTTTTCGCTCTGCAATAGTGTTTTTGtactggaataaatgttttaataaaagatttgatgctgtctttctttatattatatttatcaacttgGCGTGCTCCTCCACGAGTCTCCAAAGGTACGACGCCTGTTTCCAGGTACTTTTTGCAAATCAATTGCACTCGGTTTTTACTCTCTTGCAAAATTGTAAGTAGTGCTGCCCGACATACTTTAACATTCTCAGTTTTGTTGTTCCTCATTTTAGGTAAGAAAAAGTCAGtacttacatttctttttgatttgATACCTTCTGGAAGACGAGTCCTTTTTGCTGAGGAAACAATGACGTgctgaagaataaaattcttctttgattGAAGGTCAGCGTCTTTATAGTATTGCTGATGTATCTTTCTAACATCCTGCAGGGAAAGTTCTGCGCAGCGGTACTTACTTTTGGCCGAATGTTTACAACTAGGCATCTGTGGAAATCCCTTCGGGCGGTGTCTAAAAAAAAATAGGGATTATTAGTTCTcctatacctttaaaaaaatactaacctgtaataaaaacaaattatagatcgcaaacgttgtcaaaaactgttgtagttaAGTTAGGGCCTAAGCTGAATTACTTTAGGCTGGTTGAGATTAAGTAGTTTAGTTGCGGTTATAGGTTAGtttagttgaggttaggttagcttagttgaggttaggttattttagttcaaatgagtGTTAAGATTAGgctagtttagttttctttaccaAATGTTAACTTACCTAGCAACTTTTGCAACAGTTTTCTTCCATGCTCTTtcgtttttcttccttttctttgccAAAGGGCCAGGCATCTCTTCTACCAACTCTACTTGTTCCACATTTTGTGGAGTTTCCACTGTTATGTccattatattgacattttcttgttgaacaattacaacttcagcatttataatatcaataccaaCGCCTTCACTACCTTCTAAAATACCTCCTGTATGTTCAGCCTCCATGTTTATGACACACAACAAATcaggagcttttaaaataatgttaaataattgagtgctattgcttcttataacactattttagcctttgaaatttaaaattagccaacaaaataaacaattaattcagaaGGAAAATGATCAGCAGTTCCCTATAGGAAAAGTCTTTTgggatttaacttattttgacacAGAAACATGAAACATTGTAAGTTATTGTAGTTTGATATAGCTGGTTTTGGAACATTGTCATCTGTGCAGATATGACTGTTTTTGGAACCGAATGGCTATAGGATATAACTGATTTTGGAACaaccttcacttttaaatattaattttaaacagtttttaactggttttggaacattttgaagtGACAAATCTGTAGCCTAGGTAATACAGAACTCAATGTCATCAATatctcaacttttttaaattttggatttagcctgttttggcatttggcgactcaAATATTAGCTGAGTTTGTCTATCATTTATTTTTGGTGGACCTTTTTTTCTTGCAAGTTTCTCCATGTGGTAAATTGCTGTAGTACTCTTTAGCTCTTCTTtccatacaaaattgttttaagtgGTTCAAATCCACATATTTTGCCTCAGATATTGGTAACAAACCTGAAACAAAAGAACccttttataaactaatattaaattacattgacTTAAAGAAGGTTTCTACTATGACACATTGAGTATTgagttaattattgtaattttgttgctAAGTCTAATTAGTTTACGTTGTAATATTAGTGATCAGTATAACATGAGAAAGTAAAATACTCACTGTCATAAGCATGAGGAGGTAGTATGAATTCATTGCTAGAAGCTAGTCGAAGATTCTCAGCAAACTGATTTCGGTGGACTATTCCTTGTGGAACTATTGGAGAAGAAATCCACGCACCATTGTATAAGTCACGATGCATAAAATTTGATGGTTTTTTTACTGCAACTGTACATTCTTTTACTGGTCTTATGGGAAATAggcattttttaaagaataaaacgtCTAAGAATCCAACCCAGTTTCTAATGAGACTTTGGTCCACTTCAACTGTTTTAAGGGTACAGGATGTTGACGTGACGACTGTACAACTGATATCCAATCTTCAGGAATTTCAGCTCtagattttgttttagtaatagcCATATTTCTGTCCGACTCCAATTAGACATAATTGCCACATCTAACACTTTACCAGTGTCAAACGAGGTCACAGAGACAAAACCGTTCAAGGATTTGTTGTCTCGTCTCTGCCACGACTCCTCGAGACATACCAACAAATCAGTCTTAGTTTCTTCACAATTCTCAGCCACAGCCTCTTTGGTAGCCTTCACCATGCTCTCATTAGTACACCTTTTTACTGCTTTGAGCAACAACTTAAGCCTCAAACTTTTGAGGTGGAGAAGGTAGGTTCATCAGCAAACAAAATACGTTGGCAGCGGCTAGGCCACGACCAATCGTGCGCATAGCGTACACAAACATAATGTTTATATCATACTTTTCATTCTCTTTGTTGAATGTTGAGTTGCAGAAAGTTATTGATTCTAAACATAGACTACACTTTAGTTCCAAATTCACAGCTAGGCCATGCCTGAACAACTTACCGGTGTCAAGAACACATAGTTCTACGCAGTCATCGCCATCGCAAAACTTACGCCtaacaaaactttttactaaACTACTAAGTAGGCCTACATCAAAGATGACATTACCATAACCTGAGGATTGGTAAGTATCGTATTCAGTGAAAGATGAAGCAAGTGTCTTAGATGATTGACTAGGACTAGGCTTAGGTTGTGGCTGAGCATCTGGCTTTGGCCTAGGCCTACGATCTTTAGAATGGTATTGGTTCCCTTTGTACTTTGGTTTAGTTTTGTTGAAAGTTTTAGCCCTAGGCATTACCACTACACCATTCAAATCACTAAACAAAATACTACGTACCCTAAacgacactaaaacacaaaaatgttcactttgtaaacaataatgttaCAAGGTAACCACGAATTTGTAAAACACTATTAAGCTGCTAATATTTCATCAACAACAGCAGACAGTAGAAGACAGCCTATTAGCAAACAGTATTGCCAACATAATACTCAGCACTATTGCCCTGATGTTACGTACGCATATACCGTAGAAAAACCACGCGTTCCCACTGGGAAAATCGGGTGCAGTGGGGGTTCATAGTTTTTTCCTACATATTTGCGAATGTTAAtggtattatgttttatattttcttaaacaagaAGCTTAGAGCtatcaaataacataaaaaatataaaaaattcccttCCGGCTTCTCCTTAACTGGATATTCTAAAATTCATAAAGACAACCTCTGTGTCTCGCAACAGTTTTGTTGGTAATGCATTGGAGGTAGtgaaacttttcaaaattgtaacaacCGTACTAGGGTCTTTAGACAAGATCCAATCAGTCAATTTATGGAATATGTAAAGGAGGTAAGAAAATcgttcaaaaacgtatgtgtcaTTGCTCACAACGGCCAGGAATTCGATTTCCGGTTTTTTGATAAAGTACATTCTAGAACAATCTAAATTCACTCCTGAACTGatcatgcaagctacaaaaataattttaatggaacTAGACAATGTACGATTTATAGACTCCTTGACCTCCACACGGCCCTCTCGGCACTCCCCAAAGCTGTCGACCTTACCCTAGAGAAGAatggttacttccctcatcttttcaataCATTgacaaaccaaaattatgtagggaTCCCATCTAAAGTGTACTACAGCCCTGAAACCAAGTTTGAAAAGTCCTACAAAGACTTTGAAAATTAGCACAACGAACAAGTCGCTAACAATTTagtattctatttaaaacaaagagtTGATCGATATTAAAATTCTCTCTCACGTTGTggtgtcaatttattattatatcttaaatgaaaagaaaaggtggttgagaaaataaataaattcttgtttacaaatctgtattacaaactttttaatgaactataattattaatttcttttacaattcttttattaataattctcagggttcttttaaaaatataatgaatgctctattaaaatacaattgttctGCTCTTATCTAGGGGTAGGTTCTTTCACCTGACaaagacaatttaaaagaaaagacagccatatattaaattatttatcatgacaGTTATTGTTtggaagattaaaatattgaaataaagaaattaatattaattgtaagtaaaaaaagaatattatgacagaaaattgatattaaagtattttatgagcttttaaaggaaatttagtacaattttaagttcatttgATTGGGTTTGGACAGTgatctttgaaataaatgtttatattggaatataaattaaatctctgACCAGTTTTCTCCTTTATTGAGCGATTGGATAGCTGGGTTGTGATGAAGGGTACCCTTGACGAGTGTCTAGAAGACGGGCTCCATCCTGGTGGGTAGTTTGGTGAAATGATGAGAGTGAAGATCTGGATGTTCTATGTGCTGAAGTTCTTGAAGTTCTATTTGAAATACTTCTCTTGATGCTGGATGTCAGTTCTGGCAGATGAAGCGACGAATATGAGAGTGAAAAGTACCAAGTATAATACACTGCTTGGTGTCAATTATGATAAGTTCAATGTTCTCACTCAACTAATTCCCTTTGTcaaatataaaaggaatattcTCGAAGCTCAGGTAAGTGTACtgtgtaatttgatattttactggttaaattgaaggtttttatgataaatttaaaaaaaatgtagtagtcAGTACACGGAGGCCTGTCTTGTCTCAAGACCTCGAGGAGACTGGTTAAAGATGCTAACAAGATGGCTTGGGTCCGTGTGAAGCTGTTTAGATCACTGCTGGCCAATCAGAGTGGTCAGTTAACAATGGCGAACTGAGGAATTTTTCTTATTGGTCAGAGTGAGGAAGAAGGGTTTTGGGTTTGAGGttttagaatttgatttaaatgttcctttattgctattataattaaaaataataatttagaaatatatcggAGTATATTAAAAGAAACGATCTTTAGGTATTcagacaagttttttttttaatatataagcaTTGTTTGGTAATAGTTAATGGCTTCTCCTGTCGTACAAGTGCTTAAATATACTTATGCTAAggttctaaattattatattgtgggTGTGGGCATTATTAAATTCGCATTCCTTACAAAAATCTACTAtagaaaagtataatttgttttgttcttaaatctagagattactaaatatattatataagaagtcttattttaatgCATGGGCAAGTGTTTGATTTGAAAGAACATCTATTTTGGCGGTAGGATGTTACTTGAGATGGGTCAGTGGTCACTGTCCAAGATGGCTGCTATTATTACACCAAACCTCCACTGTTGATTGCTCCCTGTTAGGTTATCCCGagcattgaaagaaattatattcaaaatccttttgtagttttattatcTAGGTATAGTAGGTAATTATCTATATACTGGGTCCTTTTCGCtattaaatgtactattattctggtattgacaaatattgttaaactaggctctaaattatgtttgtttataattaactacaGGATAATGGTATTTAATGTCTAATAAgtgattttttaacatattttggtgATGTTCAGagctatattacataatattataagaaactaaataaatctaatctCTTTGTCATTGTGTCAGGTCTAGGGTTAAAATTCAATTATGGTTAGGCCATGTTGAAATTGGATAGgctagttaatattataattatttttgaatcttcTTATTTAGGtacatgttttcttataattaatattgttttggaatGTGTTTGCATGAAATGATGATATTATGTTGTGTCTTAACTAATAGTGGTCTTAGGCCTATATTATGTAACATGAAAatcttaattaaacttaaaattaacctatgaaattagaaataactgagaacaaatcttaaaactaaacagAATCTTACATCTaacaacttataaataaagttggttagtcttttatttaaaaaatgtaatatcgaGTACTGTATCTCAGATGTAGACATACTGGCGACAGCGTGCATTAACCCTTTTACCGCCAGGCCGCAAGCCACACTTGGCGCGTCGACCGCCAACGATATCTGTATGAGTAGTTGCGTCGACCGCCAAGCCTCTGTCTGGGAGCGTGTCGCTACTCCGCCACGGCATTTTGCTCAGTTTTACACATGTTTACATTATCACTTATATTTTCGTTAATTACAAAGATAAAACGATGTTGTTGGTatcgttttctttatttttaaatgcgcTAACTTTCTATGTGTAGATGTTggctgtaatacatttttaaatacttaaattttttaacttaatttttatttctttttttaatacaaacaaatattaactttgaaGTGTTATAAGTCCCAAAGTTTGTTCTTTTTACCACAAAATCTTTatgcaatactattttaaatttaactaagaagaacttcaggaagtttcaaaaaataattcaaccatttgaaatatgttttaaccctttttattgtacaagtacaaaatgaaaatttggaaaaaatcgtgacaatgtgttttgtaagttataaattatatgacaacAGATAAACCTaatcaaatattaccttaaaataaaatacaatgatgataaaagtataatgtatataataatactacaaacacttatataaaaaggtataaaagatataaaaagatacaagaactaaaaatgtaaatttcacaaacgagaaaaacttaaaaatattatggtctttAAATTAACTATAGGTCTATTGAGAATTTAACTaagattacaattataaaatatacatatagatgATAATAGAACAGTTAGAatagaatagtaataaaaaagtaatactagCCTAAGAAAATATACTGTCTTTACACTTTGTAAAATGTCCTACGTGATCCTTACACACAATTATGTTTGACCAGACACTCTGGGTGTACTCCAACCTTACAATTTGTACACTGCAGTCTGGAtctttttcttttaccttcaGGATTGTTTTTTCCTGAACAAACAGAGCAGTCTTTCTGTTTTGTATCAGGCAGTTTTTCCAGGCCGAATTTTCCTCCAGGACCATCGCCGCCAGTGCCAGCGTCAGCTCTTCCAGTTATCTTATCAGCAGCCAGTTCCTCGACAATGTCTACCATGAAGTCATACCGACACATTGgcttttgtgtgtttattttgtacaacacGTAAGCGTTTAGTACCATTCGTCcgagaacattaaaaattactttcttccagggttttaagttttttctctcGTCCAGATACGTATACAACATTTGATCGGTTCCATCAATACCACCCATCCCTCTGTTGTACTGATGAACAATCTTCGGTTTtgtctttataattatattcctaTTCCTACGAATAGTGTAACGAACTGATGTTGCCTCACTGTTGGTTGAGAGAATAATAAACTGTGACTTGTTCGATTTCTTTTCTCTCCAAGCCATCTGCAGTATTGGTCCCTTTCGCACATATACTTTCTGGCCTACCCTGTACTTTCCTTTTAGTTGTTTAGGGACTCCTTTTCTGTTTAAACGAAGAGTTCCAGTCAGCCAAGTGAGTTTGCTGTACAAGTACCTAGCCAGAGGTATGCTAGTGAAAAAA is a window encoding:
- the LOC124370205 gene encoding uncharacterized protein LOC124370205; its protein translation is MEAEHTGGILEGSEGVGIDIINAEVVIVQQENVNIMDITVETPQNVEQVELVEEMPGPLAKKRKKNERAWKKTVAKVARHRPKGFPQMPSCKHSAKSKYRCAELSLQDVRKIHQQYYKDADLQSKKNFILQHVIVSSAKRTRLPEGIKSKRNVSTDFFLPKMRNNKTENVKVCRAALLTILQESKNRVQLICKKYLETGVVPLETRGGARQVDKYNIKKDSIKSFIKTFIPVQKHYCRAKNKHRQYLPSELNITKMWKMYIEQHPTEELKCEYDFFRLVFSENFNIGFDAPYTDKCSTCTRLECELATEKDAGKRETLKLNLKAHKVRADKFYKLLQENNDKELILSYDCQKNLVLPKIPDQAAIL